The nucleotide window TATACAATTGAAGGGCCGTTATTCTTTGGTGCCTCAGATAGGTTTGAGAAGTCGGTCATGGATTCGATTCATCGGCGACCAGGTATCTTGTTGTTGCGTATGGGCAAGGTGCCCTTTATGGATACGACAGGTGAATCCAATCTGGCCCATGTTGTCAAACATATGGAGAAATCTGGGGGGAGGATTCTACTTTCAGGCATTCAGGCACAACCTTTGGAGATGCTGAAGAGAACAGGCTTGATTGAACGGATTGGTCCTGATCATATGTTTGAACATACGGGTGAAGCCATCAATTTTGCATTAAGGCATCTGGATGATCAGAAATGTAGAGGGTGCAAACATTTTGCATTTCGTGAATGTGCTGCATTGTCGAGCGCTGTAAGCGATCCAGAGCATATGAGCAAGCTTAATACTGGAAAGCGAGTTAATGAAAATATTCCTGTATAATCCGCTGAAGAGATCGTGTTAAAATATATATTCTGGAAAATAAATGAAAAATATACTATGTTATAGATTGATAGGTGAAATATCACATCGTTCATCAGAAGAGAAAGAAGCATATTAAACTGAAGGAGCAACCATATGTCCATCCAACCGACTGCTTTACGTTCAGTGCTTAATCCTAGGTACCTTGAGTCTGCATTGAGGGATCAGTATGATATTGGAACATGGGAAGAATGTTTATTTTGGCTTAGAGGATTGAATGATACCTATCGGGTTCGCACGTCTACTGGCATGTATATTCTCCGGATCTACCGCACTGAAATTGCGGAGGCAGATGTTCAGTACGAACTATCGCTGTTGTCTCAACTGAAGAACGTTCTAGCTTCTGCGGAATACACCGACATTGGAGAATACATCGAGAAGAAAGATCATACGGGATATACGGTGTTGGAGGCTGCGGAAGGCAAGCGGGTTGCTGTGATGTTTCGGTATATTGAGGGTACCGAGAACAACCTGGAGGATGAGGAGTCCTGTTACGCCTTTGGTCAATCTGCCGCTGAATTGCATAAGGCAATGGATCAGGTGACCGTGGAGCTGCCACGTTATGAGCTGGATTTGAAGTTCCTTGTTGATGAGCCGCTTGAGGGAATCATCAACTACATCGGTGAGAACAATGAAGCAGCAGCATTTCTTCAAACGTTTGCAAGAACATTAAAAGAGCGCATTGTTGCCGTCACTAATCAAGGTCTTGACTTCGGCTTGTGTCATGGCGATATGCATGGGAATAATAATGCTTTTCAACAGGATCATCAGTTTATCCATTATGACTTCGAGTGGGCAGCCAAAGGCTGGCGTGCCTATGATTTAGCTCAAGTGAAAGTTCGAAAAAGACAGTCTGATGAGCGAAAAGCAGCATTATGGGATGCGCTAATGGCAGGATATCGTTCAGTCAGAAGTTTCTCTGCTGAAGATGAACAGGCGGTTGATCTCTTTATTGTTGCTCGCCGATTCTGGGTGATGGGTCTGGATGTTGCTTTTATTGAGAGTGATATGGGTGCGCTGGACTATGGTTCGGATTGGCTGGATAGTTTCGTGGAAGAGTTCCGGGATACGGGTATTGTATCGTAGTGAATGAGGAACATTATTTTAGGTTTAGACTTGAATGCTTTAAGACCCTTCCGAATGAACTTGAACTCGGGAGGGTCTTTTTCAACTCATATTGAAGGTAACATGGTCATTTGTTAGCTCGATGATGATGAAGCGGCAGCAGCCGATGCTGCGGCAGCTGCGGTCAAGGCGGCCTGCTGGGCGATAATAATATTCGTGATACTGGTTGAGATCGCTGTCGTAAGCACACCGTTTCGCAGATTCTCCACATGTTGAATGGCTATCAACGCAGAGGAGAACAGGAGCAACTCCTGTTTGTCAATCGACCAAGCACCGAACCCTTTTTGATTCCGTAACCAGTCATTTGTTTCCGCGACTTCATCCACTAACGAGTCTCTGTCAGAAGGCAGTAGGGAAAGGATACCGAGAGAGGGCAGTGTGTATGTTTTATCCATTCGAAGATCCCTTTTGCGAAAAGCTTCATTTAACGCAATCACACGAGCACTTGCTTCCGGGATATCATCTCCAAGAACGAGTGTCTGTGTTAACGCCTGCACACTGTTTCTGGAGGAGAACTCCGGCTTTAATTCGCCATAAAGTTGTTCCATGCGTGCCACACCGGTATCCACTTCGAGATCGGAGAGGGCTAACATGGCAGCGAAAATGTAGTCATCCTGTCCAGTAAGGAAGCGATGCTTTGCTTTCATGCCGTCATAAAATGACTTGGCCCGCTCGACCGTAGGTTGAAACTGGTCAGGTGATACCTGAGTAGCGATCTGATAGGCGGCAATAACCAGATAATCCGAGGTGCGAAATTTGATCTCTTTCATGAGGTCATAGACATGTAGGGTATCTGCCAGCTTCGTGTTCTCATCCGTTGTAAGGGAGAGCATGGTAGCAATACTAATAGCCGAATTACCTCTGAATGCAGAGAAGAGTTTCGTGTTTTGCTTGATCAACTCTTGGTTTTGGCGAATGGCTTCTGTATCAGCAACTTTATTCTCCGCTGCATAGAGAAAGGCACCCAGACGGTGAATCATCCCATGTTGCCATTTGAACGACTTCTTGATGATCTGAGTGTTGGAAACGAATAATTCAACTCGTTCTGCATGATGCTGCTGCATAAGTAGACCTCCATAGTCATTGTTAGTTTATAGAATTCTATTTCATGATTAGATTACCTTCACGCTGCAACATCAGCTCTTCCAACGCCTTGAAGCTGCTGGATTCAGGGTCTACCTCACTGCTAGACAATCGTACTTTCTTTAACTTAGACAGATTCAGAAGCAGACTTGGATCGGAGAACGATGTTTTACATAAATCCAATATCTCCAGGCCGGTTAGGGTAGAAATGAAATCCCATGACTTGGGTTTAAGCTTGGTCACATCAAGGTTTTTCAATGTTTGCATATCCGCCAGATGGTGCAGATCCTTCACTTTGGTTTTCTCTGCATAAAGTACTCTTAGGTTGGGACAGACGCCCATTCCCTGAAAACTTTCCACTGCTGAGCCTCTAAGCCGTATTTCTTCGATACCTTGGTGCTCATGGAATGAGCTTAGATCGGATACTGCGGCAAAGTTGGCATCCAAAATCTTTAAATGCTGCAACTGGGCTACATATGAGATATCGGCCAATTTCTTGGGAGCAATCAAGTGGATTTCTTCTACATCAGGAACGGCTTTGAACGAATCCAGTGATTGGAATTGGCAGGTTTGAGAACCAAGCAAAACGTTGCGTACACTGGAGACAGGCGCGAAGTCAGGTATGAATTCAACGTCACTAAACGGCAGGGTGATATGCTCTACGTGATCCGGGAGAACGCTTTGGCTCTCGTAATTATGTTTGGAGAAACTGACGTTTTGCAATGAATACAAAGAAGATAACAGATGATCAGGTAAGTTCTGCTCCACGTTGAATAGCTGCAATGATTTCAGATTTTTCATCTGCGATATGACTTCTATGTTTTTCTTGATCTTCGTTTTGCTGGTGAAGGCCAGGGGTGCCACTTCCACAGATAAGAGATTTAACGAACCATTTACACGAGAACGTAGAGGACAGAAAGAACCTGAAGAAGCGGAGCTAAAAGCTTTCTGTAAGAAAGCTACTTCGGAAGCATACACTGCACCTTTATTACCAGATTATCACCTTTGAAAATTTAATTCAGAATAATCTGGGGATAACAGCGATCGGAAGGTTGTTCTGTCATCGGAGTGGCAAGTGTAAATATATTTTAGTTCAATCTATTCTTGCAAAGAAGTGTATCAATATAAAAAAAGACCGCAATCAGCGGTCGTAGGTTAGTTTGATCGGTAATCTATGTTTAATCTAATTGAAAGAAATCGTGTAGGCTACGTTAGGGTATGCCGTTGTCGAACCTGGAACACGTTCTACTACAGTGATCAGCGTCCCCGGGCTGTAGTAGGCTGAACCGCTGTTATAAATGGTTTTGTTTACGATGGCTGTACCCAGATCAAGTGTCGTATTATTGTAGCTCCAGTAATAGTGCAGTTGAAGGGTATTAGCTGTGTTTGTCGTAATTTTCACGCTGGTACCGGTCGTTTTGGCGTTAGGAAGAATGTAGGCGTACCCTTGTCCGGCGAGAGCGCATTGTAATATGTACCTCCGTAACTTACAATGGCGGGATTAGCGGAAGCCGTTAGGCTAAACAGAAGGGAGATGCCTAGAATAAGTGCAAAAAATGTGCTAATGCGTTTTTTCATAGAATGCCCATCCTCTCAAAATAAAGTGTTTTTATAGTTTAACTCGATGTAAACCAAAAACCTTTTCGAAACGGATTGGAGCCCCTCCTTATTCAGTTTGTGTTAGCGCTAACATTCCTAACGGCTATACTATATACCAATAAAATACAGATGTAAATAGTGGATCAAATTAGATGATTAGGAATATCAAATGAATTAAAGCGATTATTCCCATAGGGTAGATCAATGATCTGGAAAATCCATTCTTAAATTCATTGCGAGGGTGCTTTTCGAAAAAGAAGTGCAATACGGTATGTATGATGAAAAAGATATCCAGGACCCAAAATGTAATGGTTTGATATGAGCTAAAAAGTAGAGAAAGAATGATTGTGTACATAGGTAAATGAATCCAAGTGAAATATCTGTAGGCTTTATCATCTTCCATATCTTTTAACACGATAAACAGTTTCCACTCGGATCGCCTAATGGCATCCATTTCGTGAAGAAGGAAGAGAGATAGGTTAAACAAAAATAAAACTAACAACAAGTCAGGCATGTGAAGCCTCCCATTTTTGAATGTAATCACAAGTAGGTTAATTCTTCATTACAGATCTACGCAACAGTTCTGGCAAAGCATGTAGCACTTGCATTCGTTCCAGCGCACCATCCATATTCCAATGCTGCCCTACGTGATACACTTTGCCGTTACACACCGCAGGAAGATCACGCCAATAGGGGCTTTCCATCCAACTCATGTCGCGCTCATAAGAAGTAGGGTCAGTGACGTCCCCATCTCGAGTTGCAGAAATCATAAAAATACGATCCCCTACATAACGCTCAAAATCACTTTCCGCGAACTCAATAAAAGCCTCGCCTTGCTCTATTAATGTCGCTACTTCATGAGGAGGTCTGAATCCATTGGCATGGTACAGTGTGTTTGTGAGACCTTGAGAGGCCATGACATAGAGTTTGCCATCATTACTGTCGACAAGAACTGTGGCAGTTTCACCGGGTACGAATGCATCTTTGCATACATTCCACATATATTCGGCGATAGCGTCATAGCGGATCAGCCAACGTTCCGCTTCTTTTTCTTTGCCGAAAATTTGGCCCAAGGTCCGCAAGCGGCTTTCCAATGTTTGCTCACGATCCAACACAATGGTTGGAGCAATGGTATTCATCTCATCCAGAGAGATGCCATAGTAGTTGGCGACGAGAATAAGGTCGGGCTTCAGCTTTCGAATCTCCTCAGGCTTGGGGGGGAAGCTGATTTCGGTTGTGTTTTGCATTGGAGCGGTATCGATGAATTGGCTTAATAGACTCTTGGGACTACCGACTGGGAACAAATCCAGGGCCATCAAGTCACTTGCGGTATTACGATCCAGATATACAATACGTGATTTGTCCTTGGGGAGTTGCAACAACCTTCCTGTAGAGTCACGGAAAAGAATGTCCTTGTCCGTGTGGCTTTGCTTATACATCGCTGCATACTCTCTAGGAGGCAACCCGGTCTTCTGACGAAAACGTCTGACAAAGTAATAATGATCATTGAATCCAACCTGATGGGCGATGGACTCGATGGTTTCTTCGGTCTGCAAAAGCAATTCCTTGGCTCGATTCAAACGAATCTCGGTTAGATATTCAATCGGAGTTTTGTCTGTCAGTGAGCGAAACAGCTCATTGTATTGCCATAAGGAAACCCCGGATATATCGGAT belongs to Paenibacillus sp. FSL H8-0079 and includes:
- a CDS encoding phosphotransferase — encoded protein: MSIQPTALRSVLNPRYLESALRDQYDIGTWEECLFWLRGLNDTYRVRTSTGMYILRIYRTEIAEADVQYELSLLSQLKNVLASAEYTDIGEYIEKKDHTGYTVLEAAEGKRVAVMFRYIEGTENNLEDEESCYAFGQSAAELHKAMDQVTVELPRYELDLKFLVDEPLEGIINYIGENNEAAAFLQTFARTLKERIVAVTNQGLDFGLCHGDMHGNNNAFQQDHQFIHYDFEWAAKGWRAYDLAQVKVRKRQSDERKAALWDALMAGYRSVRSFSAEDEQAVDLFIVARRFWVMGLDVAFIESDMGALDYGSDWLDSFVEEFRDTGIVS
- a CDS encoding helix-turn-helix domain-containing protein; protein product: MKLLLHTDQEHEVYSLSEIDFMEEPVNILPSQEHRLLIVISGNFRLDLGEETLTAIEEQCFYIRPGGNIVLTRQDHEPFAVYMFSFHVINVQTSSVWFDTSPAFDESTLRSDRSYSSVHTIIQDMIRQRPYINKAESNAYQPMFHMLMLSLSEQNTKAPSLENTRDAVKRTLIYLQEHYAEKIKVQELSDISGVSLWQYNELFRSLTDKTPIEYLTEIRLNRAKELLLQTEETIESIAHQVGFNDHYYFVRRFRQKTGLPPREYAAMYKQSHTDKDILFRDSTGRLLQLPKDKSRIVYLDRNTASDLMALDLFPVGSPKSLLSQFIDTAPMQNTTEISFPPKPEEIRKLKPDLILVANYYGISLDEMNTIAPTIVLDREQTLESRLRTLGQIFGKEKEAERWLIRYDAIAEYMWNVCKDAFVPGETATVLVDSNDGKLYVMASQGLTNTLYHANGFRPPHEVATLIEQGEAFIEFAESDFERYVGDRIFMISATRDGDVTDPTSYERDMSWMESPYWRDLPAVCNGKVYHVGQHWNMDGALERMQVLHALPELLRRSVMKN
- a CDS encoding DUF4003 family protein, whose amino-acid sequence is MQQHHAERVELFVSNTQIIKKSFKWQHGMIHRLGAFLYAAENKVADTEAIRQNQELIKQNTKLFSAFRGNSAISIATMLSLTTDENTKLADTLHVYDLMKEIKFRTSDYLVIAAYQIATQVSPDQFQPTVERAKSFYDGMKAKHRFLTGQDDYIFAAMLALSDLEVDTGVARMEQLYGELKPEFSSRNSVQALTQTLVLGDDIPEASARVIALNEAFRKRDLRMDKTYTLPSLGILSLLPSDRDSLVDEVAETNDWLRNQKGFGAWSIDKQELLLFSSALIAIQHVENLRNGVLTTAISTSITNIIIAQQAALTAAAAASAAAASSSSS
- a CDS encoding DUF6713 family protein, whose protein sequence is MPDLLLVLFLFNLSLFLLHEMDAIRRSEWKLFIVLKDMEDDKAYRYFTWIHLPMYTIILSLLFSSYQTITFWVLDIFFIIHTVLHFFFEKHPRNEFKNGFSRSLIYPMGIIALIHLIFLII